A window from Kovacikia minuta CCNUW1 encodes these proteins:
- a CDS encoding transposase family protein, with protein MTQLAIVEAFTDLPDIRRTTGQRHRQALCLALFTLAVAAGNRGFLAIGDWLKAYHAELVALFAPPKGRLPSYSTIRRTLLRLEYPVYAACLARFFGVQPLPGETIATDGKVLRGSYEAISDDPTVDSHPAIMLVSAYLVERGLILEPYEVESKTNEITRIHPTDGTQGSGVRV; from the coding sequence ATGACTCAGCTTGCGATTGTCGAAGCCTTTACCGATTTACCGGATATCCGCCGCACCACCGGACAGCGCCACCGTCAAGCTCTGTGTTTGGCATTATTCACCCTGGCGGTTGCGGCGGGTAATCGTGGTTTTCTGGCAATTGGGGATTGGTTAAAAGCTTATCACGCTGAACTGGTTGCCTTATTTGCGCCTCCTAAAGGACGCTTACCGTCCTACAGTACGATTCGACGCACGTTATTGCGGCTAGAGTATCCGGTTTATGCTGCCTGTTTAGCCCGGTTTTTCGGGGTGCAACCCCTGCCGGGAGAAACCATTGCGACCGATGGCAAAGTGCTGCGGGGGTCGTATGAAGCCATCAGTGATGATCCAACCGTGGATTCGCATCCCGCGATTATGTTAGTGAGCGCCTATCTGGTGGAACGGGGACTCATTCTGGAACCCTATGAGGTGGAGTCAAAGACGAATGAAATTACCCGCATTCATCCAACAGATGGCACTCAAGGGAGTGGTGTTCGCGTTTGA
- a CDS encoding ISAs1 family transposase: MPSAPKKTAQVIIESGNDYLGALKGNQSGLLTAVEANFQAQQTVQQIDKGHGRIEKRTLSISHQLDGIPDFPGLCTLIRVDSERRIYRANIIEVSRETRYYIASFVDTAQAFAERIRGYWGVENKVHYVRDVTQGEDASRIRTSPLIQIWALARNFALNLYRNNGFQNMAQAQRRSGFSLNTLKDLFRMK; encoded by the coding sequence ATGCCATCAGCACCCAAAAAAACGGCTCAGGTCATCATCGAGAGTGGCAACGATTATCTGGGAGCCCTCAAAGGTAACCAATCGGGGTTGTTAACAGCGGTAGAAGCCAACTTTCAAGCCCAACAAACCGTACAACAGATTGATAAAGGGCATGGTCGCATTGAAAAACGCACCCTCAGCATTAGTCATCAACTCGATGGCATTCCTGATTTTCCAGGATTATGTACCTTGATTCGAGTCGATTCAGAACGCCGTATCTATCGAGCCAACATCATTGAAGTTTCGCGCGAAACTCGGTATTACATTGCTTCTTTTGTCGATACGGCACAAGCCTTTGCTGAACGCATTCGCGGTTATTGGGGAGTCGAAAACAAGGTGCATTATGTCCGAGATGTGACTCAGGGGGAAGATGCTTCACGCATTCGTACCTCACCCTTGATTCAAATTTGGGCTTTGGCACGCAACTTTGCCCTCAATTTATATCGGAACAACGGCTTTCAGAACATGGCTCAAGCCCAACGTCGGTCTGGTTTTAGCCTTAACACACTCAAAGACCTATTTAGAATGAAATAG
- a CDS encoding Uma2 family endonuclease: protein MSLATTKRFTLDEYHRLIELGFFKPDDRIELIRGELIQMASKGTAHEVCLTRLLRELPILLGDRATLRCQSPITLLDSEPEPDFTIAQNRSDDYLSAHPSPADVLLIIEISDSSLAYDQDVKLSLYAENIISNYWIFDVINRILEVYNEPYRKPSGSFGYRVKRIVLPDEAIVLPPFPILTLNLSKVFPQR from the coding sequence ATGAGCCTTGCAACTACTAAGCGTTTCACCCTGGATGAATATCATCGTTTGATAGAACTCGGCTTTTTTAAGCCGGACGATCGCATCGAACTGATCCGGGGAGAACTGATCCAGATGGCATCGAAAGGCACTGCCCACGAAGTTTGTCTAACCAGACTGCTACGGGAATTGCCGATTCTTTTAGGTGATCGCGCCACTCTCCGTTGCCAATCGCCCATCACCCTACTCGATAGCGAACCAGAACCTGATTTCACGATCGCCCAAAACAGATCAGATGATTACCTCTCCGCTCACCCTTCACCAGCAGATGTCTTGTTAATCATCGAAATTTCGGATTCCTCGCTGGCATATGACCAGGACGTGAAACTCAGCCTCTACGCCGAAAATATCATCAGCAATTACTGGATATTTGATGTTATCAATCGCATATTAGAGGTCTACAACGAACCTTACCGCAAACCATCGGGTAGCTTTGGCTATCGCGTTAAACGGATTGTGTTACCAGATGAGGCGATCGTCCTTCCGCCCTTTCCCATTCTCACCCTCAACCTCTCCAAAGTTTTTCCTCAAAGATAA
- a CDS encoding DUF29 domain-containing protein, translating to MNVTDSSQKLAQLYEADFVLWIEKTVQLLKQGNLSELDIENLIEEIEALSRRDKREIQSRLIVLLQHLLKYTYQPERRSNSWIATINEQRLQIILILNDSPSLRNYLAENFAGCYARARKQAADETGLPIATFPETAPFAETDVLTEGWLP from the coding sequence ATGAACGTAACCGATTCATCTCAAAAACTGGCTCAACTCTACGAAGCTGACTTTGTTTTGTGGATTGAAAAAACTGTTCAACTTCTCAAGCAAGGCAACCTGAGCGAATTGGACATCGAAAACCTAATTGAGGAGATTGAAGCCTTGAGCAGGCGGGATAAACGGGAGATTCAGAGCCGACTGATTGTGTTGTTACAACATTTGCTTAAGTACACCTATCAACCTGAAAGACGTAGTAACAGTTGGATTGCGACTATCAACGAGCAGCGACTTCAAATCATTCTGATTCTGAATGATAGCCCTAGTTTGAGGAATTACCTGGCTGAGAATTTTGCAGGCTGCTATGCCAGAGCCAGAAAACAGGCAGCGGATGAAACAGGATTACCAATCGCCACCTTCCCTGAAACCGCTCCCTTCGCTGAAACCGATGTCTTAACTGAAGGCTGGTTACCATGA
- a CDS encoding FAD-dependent oxidoreductase — protein sequence MGKQASSRIVVVGGGMGGLTAGALLAHQGYEVLVLDQAIVPGGCASTFKRQGFTFDVGATQVAGLEPGGIHHRIFSELGIDLPAATPCDPACAVYLPGETQPINVWRDPERWKVERQRQFPGSEPFWQLLADLFRYSWAFQSRDPILPPRNLWDLWQLTKAVRPDTLLTLPHTFSTVGDALRHFGLAGNQRLRTFLDMQLKLYSQVNAEETALLYAATSLNVSQEPQGLFHLQGSMQVLSDRLVAALERDGGKLLLRHTVEHIHTEAGKVTGVRIRNQKTGETWTEAADHVIANVTVQNLVKLVEGGEGKGEGGKGKGEKGVRSQESGVRANEDARTRGHGDAEIKNKSAVRYPTRNLKLFQGYRYRVENLPPASGAFVIYLGVDQNAIPPNCPPHLQFLYDYEGPIGENNSLFVSVSQPGDGRAPAGKATIIASTFTDVGMWWEEKEPEGVGGTETRGGGDTENSKFKTQNSKLKIPPHPTPHTPHPIPYSTLKHHYTTEAIARLSQFFRLNEQTILHVEAATPRTFARFTGRDRGMVGGIGQRISTFGPFGFANRTPIKNLWLVGDSTHPGEGTAGVSYSALTVVRQIEASR from the coding sequence ATGGGCAAACAAGCTTCTTCCCGCATTGTTGTTGTGGGAGGCGGAATGGGTGGGTTGACCGCAGGCGCACTGCTGGCACATCAAGGGTATGAGGTGCTGGTGCTGGATCAGGCGATCGTGCCGGGTGGGTGCGCCTCCACCTTCAAGCGTCAGGGCTTCACGTTTGATGTCGGAGCAACCCAGGTTGCAGGACTAGAACCTGGTGGCATCCACCACCGGATTTTTTCCGAACTCGGAATCGATTTGCCCGCAGCAACCCCCTGTGACCCTGCCTGTGCGGTTTACTTGCCAGGGGAAACGCAGCCAATTAACGTCTGGCGCGACCCAGAACGGTGGAAAGTAGAACGCCAGCGGCAGTTTCCAGGGAGCGAACCCTTCTGGCAACTGTTGGCGGATCTATTCCGTTACAGTTGGGCATTTCAATCCCGCGATCCGATTCTGCCACCCCGCAACCTCTGGGATTTGTGGCAACTGACAAAGGCAGTCCGTCCCGATACTTTATTAACCTTGCCCCATACCTTTTCCACAGTAGGGGACGCGCTGCGGCATTTTGGACTGGCGGGCAATCAGCGGCTACGAACCTTCCTGGACATGCAGTTGAAGCTTTATTCTCAGGTCAATGCGGAAGAAACTGCCCTCCTCTATGCCGCCACTTCCCTGAATGTTTCCCAAGAACCTCAGGGACTGTTTCATTTACAGGGGAGCATGCAGGTGTTGAGCGATCGCCTCGTCGCAGCCCTGGAACGGGATGGGGGCAAACTCCTGCTGCGCCACACTGTGGAACACATTCACACGGAAGCGGGAAAAGTCACAGGAGTCAGAATCCGCAACCAAAAAACGGGCGAAACCTGGACAGAAGCCGCAGATCATGTGATTGCCAATGTGACGGTGCAAAATTTGGTCAAACTAGTGGAAGGGGGAGAGGGGAAGGGGGAAGGGGGAAAGGGAAAGGGGGAAAAGGGAGTCAGGAGTCAGGAGTCAGGAGTTAGGGCAAATGAAGATGCGAGGACACGGGGACATGGGGACGCGGAGATAAAGAATAAATCGGCTGTCCGTTACCCAACTCGAAACTTAAAGCTTTTCCAGGGTTATCGTTATCGGGTTGAGAATCTTCCCCCTGCCTCTGGGGCGTTCGTGATTTACCTGGGGGTTGATCAGAACGCGATTCCACCGAATTGCCCACCCCACCTTCAGTTCCTCTATGACTACGAGGGTCCGATCGGGGAGAATAATTCCCTGTTTGTCTCCGTCAGCCAACCGGGAGACGGTCGTGCCCCCGCAGGAAAGGCGACGATTATTGCATCGACGTTTACGGATGTGGGAATGTGGTGGGAAGAGAAGGAGCCAGAAGGAGTGGGCGGTACAGAGACACGGGGAGGCGGGGACACGGAAAATTCAAAATTCAAAACTCAAAATTCAAAACTCAAAATTCCCCCACACCCCACACCCCACACCCCACACCCCATACCCTATTCCACCCTCAAACACCACTACACCACCGAAGCGATCGCCCGCCTGAGCCAATTCTTCCGTTTGAATGAACAGACTATTTTGCATGTGGAAGCAGCAACACCCCGAACCTTTGCCCGGTTTACGGGACGCGATCGGGGCATGGTGGGTGGCATTGGTCAACGCATTTCGACCTTTGGCCCCTTCGGGTTTGCCAATCGCACACCCATCAAAAACCTCTGGCTGGTGGGTGACTCGACCCACCCCGGTGAGGGCACAGCAGGCGTCAGCTATTCAGCCTTAACGGTGGTGCGCCAGATTGAAGCCAGTAGATGA
- a CDS encoding M16 family metallopeptidase, with amino-acid sequence MTSTLIQSSAVQSLTAPTIHRLSNGLTIVAEQLPVDAVSLNIWLNVGSAVEPDEINGMAHFLEHMVFKGTDRLQSGEFERRVEERGAVTNAATSQDYTHYYITTAPKDFADLAPLQIDVVMNPSIPDDGFERERHVVLEEIRRSQDNPRRRTFQHATELTFDRLPYRRQVLGPSSVIEHLAPQQMRDFHARWYRPESVVAVAVGNLPVDELIRIVEAGFARKQGGQRAEGRGQEAEEDAGRQGHGDAENSKFKIQNSSLLLSPEAPFQTIIRREVTDRSLQQARLVMIWRVPGLNDLPQTYALDVLASILSHGRTARLVQDLRERRGLVSSISVSNMTYQCQGAFYISAHLPEENLAVVEATIAQHIRTLQQDLVTEAEIARVRTRVANQFVFGNETPSDRSGLYGYYQSLMGDLASALTYPAQIQALSPEQLRLAAQRYLSPEAYAAVVIRPAKGDSEMRSEG; translated from the coding sequence ATGACGTCAACGCTGATTCAGTCTTCTGCTGTGCAGTCCCTCACTGCGCCCACAATTCATCGGTTATCGAATGGTCTGACGATCGTTGCGGAACAACTGCCCGTCGATGCCGTTAGCCTGAATATTTGGCTGAATGTGGGTTCGGCTGTGGAGCCAGATGAGATCAATGGGATGGCGCACTTTCTGGAGCATATGGTGTTTAAGGGTACCGATCGCCTTCAGAGTGGAGAATTTGAACGGCGAGTAGAGGAGCGGGGTGCAGTTACTAATGCGGCGACGAGTCAGGATTACACCCACTACTACATCACCACTGCCCCTAAGGATTTTGCCGATCTGGCACCCCTGCAAATTGACGTGGTGATGAACCCCAGCATTCCCGATGATGGGTTTGAGCGAGAACGGCATGTGGTTTTGGAGGAAATTCGGCGATCTCAGGACAACCCCCGTCGTCGCACCTTTCAACATGCAACCGAACTGACCTTCGATCGCCTTCCCTATCGTCGTCAGGTTCTTGGCCCCAGTTCAGTGATTGAGCATCTGGCTCCGCAGCAAATGCGCGACTTCCACGCCCGCTGGTACCGTCCAGAATCCGTTGTAGCGGTGGCAGTTGGCAATCTTCCAGTGGATGAATTGATTCGGATTGTGGAAGCGGGGTTTGCCAGGAAACAGGGAGGGCAGAGGGCAGAAGGCAGAGGGCAAGAGGCAGAAGAGGACGCGGGGAGGCAGGGACACGGAGACGCAGAGAATTCAAAATTCAAAATTCAAAATTCCTCCTTGCTCCTCTCTCCTGAAGCTCCTTTCCAAACCATTATTCGGCGTGAAGTCACCGATCGAAGTCTTCAGCAGGCGCGATTGGTCATGATATGGCGGGTGCCGGGGTTAAATGATTTGCCCCAAACCTATGCTCTGGATGTCCTGGCGTCGATTTTGAGTCATGGGCGAACCGCTCGTTTGGTGCAAGATTTGCGGGAACGGCGGGGGCTGGTTTCTAGTATTTCAGTCAGCAACATGACCTATCAATGCCAGGGCGCGTTTTATATCTCCGCCCATTTACCGGAGGAGAATCTGGCAGTGGTTGAAGCGACGATCGCCCAACATATCCGAACGTTGCAACAAGACCTGGTTACGGAGGCAGAAATTGCACGAGTTCGGACGCGGGTCGCCAACCAGTTCGTTTTTGGGAATGAAACGCCGAGCGATCGTTCGGGTCTTTACGGTTACTACCAGTCTCTTATGGGTGATCTGGCGTCTGCGCTCACTTATCCTGCACAGATTCAAGCGCTTAGCCCAGAACAACTACGGTTAGCAGCCCAGCGCTATCTTTCGCCAGAGGCGTATGCGGCTGTTGTAATTAGACCGGCAAAGGGAGATTCAGAAATGAGAAGTGAAGGCTGA
- a CDS encoding phosphatase PAP2 family protein: MSDRIFLKRPKNFLSFLRKLLLARWQSLLLLFFGMVLPLFIFEQLAVVIWQNQDFSWDDSILLAIHQTATPELDRFVSWFTQLGVYRGVVPAVIAISIGLLYGRRWRSLAFLLTTTLGSAVINRVAKALLHRIRPSLWNSVSPELDYGFPSGHAMSSMSFVAALVILTWGTRWCWLVLLSGGLFVGAIGWSRLYLGVHFPSDVLAGWMVSLAWAIGVSLVIRPHLIKPSLVSEQALTVSEEKAVETK; encoded by the coding sequence ATGTCTGACAGAATTTTTTTGAAGCGACCTAAAAATTTCCTCAGCTTTCTTCGAAAGCTGCTGCTGGCACGATGGCAATCGTTGCTCCTACTGTTCTTTGGAATGGTTTTGCCCCTGTTTATTTTTGAGCAGCTAGCAGTTGTTATCTGGCAAAATCAAGACTTTTCCTGGGATGACTCTATTCTGCTGGCAATTCATCAAACGGCAACCCCCGAACTGGACAGATTTGTAAGCTGGTTTACTCAGTTGGGTGTATACCGGGGGGTGGTTCCCGCCGTTATTGCCATTTCTATTGGGCTTCTGTATGGGCGACGCTGGCGATCGCTGGCTTTTTTATTAACAACTACCCTGGGTAGCGCTGTGATCAATCGGGTCGCAAAAGCACTTCTGCATCGGATTCGTCCCAGTTTGTGGAACTCAGTTTCCCCCGAACTGGACTATGGCTTTCCGAGTGGGCACGCGATGTCCAGTATGAGCTTTGTAGCCGCCCTCGTCATTTTGACCTGGGGCACCCGTTGGTGTTGGCTGGTGCTGCTGAGTGGAGGGTTGTTCGTTGGGGCGATCGGTTGGAGCCGCCTTTATTTAGGTGTTCACTTTCCCAGCGATGTGCTGGCAGGGTGGATGGTTTCCCTTGCCTGGGCGATCGGCGTTAGTTTGGTGATTCGTCCCCACCTCATAAAACCCAGCCTGGTTAGCGAACAAGCCCTGACCGTGAGCGAGGAAAAAGCCGTTGAAACAAAATAG
- a CDS encoding transposase: MTIAQREQQIHRVKAVSFQPELDEALEQALREAVISAVKITLESALKEELKAELAKMGDDRPRRSGYFQRRLDTQYGQVKDLRVPKLRERNPEREWQILQRYQRGLGNLLNWLCCLYVMGLSLRDLQEALYFLIGHVLSRSAVNQVTLQIQQHLDTRRLAPIGKTPAILIVDGVWVEIQYTREAFKLDRAGHLRQSRQAEERVILAVLAVWEDGSYEILHYEIASDEGEAEWEALFEHLIARGLQADAVKLVVSDGSLGLPKALKKTLPQAQQQRCITHKIRGIERYLSYEDLPKTDEQEQPLKREDAKRQRRFEIASEAYQIYNAETLEQARQRLEQFITKWETQEPKAIQVFQRDLELTLTFYQFAPNLHRHIRTTNHLERLFREFRTKSDEIGAFPHETSCLTVFFLVIERDHAKHDRKTVAKNS; this comes from the coding sequence ATGACCATAGCCCAACGAGAACAACAAATCCATCGAGTCAAAGCCGTCAGTTTTCAACCTGAACTGGATGAGGCGTTAGAACAGGCCCTCAGAGAGGCCGTCATCAGTGCCGTCAAAATCACCTTGGAGAGCGCACTGAAAGAGGAACTCAAGGCAGAACTAGCCAAAATGGGAGACGATCGACCTCGACGTTCCGGGTATTTTCAACGGAGACTCGATACCCAGTATGGCCAGGTGAAGGATTTGCGAGTTCCGAAATTACGAGAACGCAACCCAGAACGAGAGTGGCAGATTCTCCAACGTTACCAACGGGGCTTAGGCAACCTGCTCAACTGGTTGTGTTGTTTGTATGTGATGGGACTGTCGTTGAGAGATTTGCAAGAGGCGCTATATTTTCTCATAGGACATGTGCTTTCCCGCAGTGCTGTGAACCAAGTCACCCTCCAGATTCAGCAACACTTAGACACTCGTCGCTTAGCCCCGATTGGCAAAACCCCTGCGATATTAATCGTCGATGGGGTGTGGGTAGAGATTCAATATACCCGAGAAGCGTTTAAGCTAGACCGGGCAGGACATCTGCGACAAAGTCGGCAGGCCGAAGAACGGGTAATTTTGGCAGTTCTAGCCGTCTGGGAGGATGGGTCTTATGAAATCCTGCATTATGAGATTGCCTCCGACGAAGGAGAAGCAGAGTGGGAGGCCTTGTTTGAGCATTTAATCGCCCGAGGACTGCAAGCCGATGCGGTGAAATTAGTGGTCAGTGATGGCAGTTTGGGATTGCCCAAGGCGTTGAAAAAGACCTTGCCCCAGGCCCAACAGCAACGCTGTATCACGCACAAAATCCGAGGGATTGAGCGCTATTTGAGTTATGAGGATTTGCCGAAAACCGATGAGCAGGAACAACCCCTGAAGCGGGAAGATGCCAAACGGCAGCGTCGATTTGAAATTGCCTCTGAGGCTTATCAAATCTACAATGCAGAGACTTTGGAGCAGGCAAGGCAACGGTTAGAGCAATTCATCACCAAATGGGAAACACAAGAACCCAAAGCCATCCAAGTCTTTCAACGCGATCTAGAGTTGACCCTGACTTTCTATCAATTTGCACCAAACCTGCATCGGCATATTCGCACCACTAATCATTTGGAGCGGCTATTTCGAGAATTTCGCACCAAGTCAGATGAAATTGGGGCATTCCCGCATGAAACGAGTTGCCTCACTGTCTTTTTCCTCGTGATTGAGCGTGATCATGCCAAACATGACCGTAAAACCGTGGCGAAAAATTCGTGA
- a CDS encoding sulfate ABC transporter substrate-binding protein, producing the protein MSVWKNLLQRWNQSWQPIKREADLLKQRMFRQQIPLFLVGIGLTAAIAACSGGTTNHSVGTSPAGQTVAQNNPDLQLTLVSFAVTKAAHDAIIPKFVEQWKKEHNQTISFSQASYGGSGSQAQKVIEGGLEGDIVHLALGLDINKIVSAGLIAPGWEKRTPNQGVASKSVVALAVRPGNPKGIKNFADLARNGVSIVTANPTTSGVARWNFLALWNSVIKTSGDETKALDFVTQVYRNVPELPEDARLAREVFYKRGVGDALLNYENEIILAQQQGEKVEYVVPDVNISIENPVAIVDRNVDKHGTRKVAEAFVKFLFTPEAQEEFAKVGFRPIDEAIAKEKEFVEKYPKIHKLSTVQDFGGWDQVQQKFFADGGVFDQIQTRIKK; encoded by the coding sequence ATGAGTGTCTGGAAAAACTTGTTGCAGAGGTGGAACCAATCCTGGCAACCCATTAAGCGAGAAGCTGACCTCCTCAAACAACGGATGTTCAGGCAACAGATACCCTTGTTTCTGGTTGGAATTGGTTTAACAGCCGCGATCGCCGCTTGCTCTGGTGGTACAACAAATCATTCTGTGGGTACCAGTCCTGCGGGTCAGACAGTGGCTCAAAACAACCCGGATCTTCAGCTCACGCTAGTTTCCTTTGCGGTAACGAAAGCCGCCCACGATGCCATTATCCCAAAATTCGTCGAACAGTGGAAAAAAGAACACAACCAGACAATTTCATTTTCACAGGCTTCCTATGGGGGATCGGGTTCCCAGGCACAGAAAGTAATAGAAGGCGGATTGGAAGGAGATATCGTCCATCTGGCGTTGGGGTTGGATATTAATAAAATCGTTTCTGCCGGATTAATTGCCCCCGGATGGGAGAAGCGTACCCCCAATCAGGGGGTTGCCTCCAAATCCGTTGTTGCCTTGGCAGTCCGTCCAGGCAACCCCAAAGGCATCAAGAACTTTGCTGATTTAGCCCGAAATGGGGTTTCGATCGTCACTGCGAACCCAACCACCTCTGGCGTTGCTCGCTGGAATTTTTTGGCGTTATGGAATTCGGTGATTAAAACCAGTGGAGATGAAACGAAGGCATTGGACTTTGTAACTCAGGTGTACCGAAATGTGCCGGAACTCCCAGAGGATGCCAGACTTGCCAGGGAGGTCTTTTACAAACGCGGGGTAGGGGATGCGCTACTCAACTACGAGAACGAAATTATCCTGGCACAGCAGCAGGGGGAGAAGGTGGAATACGTGGTGCCGGATGTCAATATTTCGATCGAAAATCCAGTGGCGATTGTCGATAGAAATGTGGACAAACATGGCACCCGTAAAGTTGCGGAGGCATTCGTCAAGTTCCTGTTTACCCCAGAAGCGCAGGAAGAATTTGCCAAAGTCGGCTTTCGCCCGATCGACGAGGCGATCGCCAAGGAGAAAGAATTTGTTGAAAAATATCCGAAAATTCACAAGCTAAGTACCGTTCAGGATTTTGGTGGATGGGATCAGGTTCAACAAAAGTTTTTCGCCGATGGCGGAGTTTTCGACCAGATTCAAACCCGAATTAAGAAATAG
- a CDS encoding M16 family metallopeptidase, which produces MQQESSNQRPKILVMVFCFLVVPLLLLLLSMRPAAADTPKHYTDLSFPPLPEIKLPDYSRFQLANGMVVYLMEDHELPLVGGTMLIRTGDRFEPANQVGLAEIMGVTMRSGGSQNRSADAINEFLEQRAASVETGVGEVFGSASFSALTEDLGEVFDVFADVIRNPAFPQTKLDLAKTQAQGAIARRNDDPNSIASREFRKLVYGNSSPYARTAEYSTLENISQPDLVNFYQQYFYPNNMLLGIVGDFDSKTMRQLIETKLGDWKPSVEKRLVASLPQVSQAKMGGVFLANQPQLNQSSVQIGHLGGMVSSPDYPALSVLNGVLNGFGGRLFNEVRSRQGLAYSVYAQWSPQYDYPGTFVGGGQTRSDATVPFIQSVVTEIEKIRTAPIAESELSYAKDSVLNSFIFNFQDPNQTLARLMRYEYFGYPSDFIFRYRRGVEATTIADVQRVAKKYLKPENLVTLVVGNQAQINPPLTSLGKDIKVTAIDVTIPPPRKG; this is translated from the coding sequence ATGCAGCAAGAATCGAGCAACCAGCGCCCAAAAATTCTTGTAATGGTTTTCTGTTTTTTGGTTGTGCCGCTGCTGCTGTTGCTCCTGTCAATGCGTCCGGCTGCGGCTGATACTCCCAAACATTACACGGACCTGTCCTTTCCACCCTTGCCAGAAATTAAGCTGCCAGACTATAGCCGATTTCAGTTGGCAAACGGCATGGTGGTATACCTGATGGAAGATCACGAACTACCGCTGGTGGGTGGAACGATGTTGATCCGCACGGGCGATCGCTTTGAACCAGCCAACCAGGTAGGACTGGCGGAGATTATGGGCGTTACGATGCGATCGGGGGGGAGCCAGAACCGTTCCGCCGACGCAATCAATGAATTTTTAGAACAACGGGCAGCCTCCGTTGAAACAGGGGTGGGAGAAGTATTTGGCAGTGCCAGCTTTAGTGCCCTGACGGAAGATTTGGGTGAAGTGTTTGATGTCTTTGCCGATGTGATTCGCAACCCTGCCTTTCCCCAAACTAAGCTTGACCTGGCAAAAACCCAGGCTCAGGGAGCGATCGCCCGTCGCAACGATGACCCTAATTCCATTGCCAGTCGCGAGTTTCGCAAGCTGGTCTATGGCAATAGCAGCCCCTACGCTCGCACAGCGGAATATTCCACCCTGGAAAACATTTCCCAACCTGACCTGGTGAACTTTTACCAGCAGTACTTTTACCCCAACAACATGTTGTTAGGGATTGTGGGGGATTTTGACAGCAAAACCATGCGGCAATTAATAGAAACTAAATTGGGTGATTGGAAACCCTCGGTAGAAAAGCGATTAGTCGCGTCTCTGCCCCAGGTATCCCAGGCAAAGATGGGTGGGGTGTTTCTAGCGAACCAGCCCCAATTGAACCAGAGCAGTGTTCAGATCGGGCACTTGGGTGGGATGGTTAGCAGTCCCGATTACCCAGCATTGTCGGTTTTAAATGGGGTGCTAAATGGGTTTGGGGGGCGGTTGTTTAACGAAGTCCGATCGCGGCAGGGACTGGCCTATTCTGTTTATGCCCAATGGAGTCCCCAGTACGATTATCCCGGTACGTTTGTGGGAGGTGGGCAGACGCGCTCCGATGCAACAGTGCCTTTCATCCAAAGTGTGGTGACTGAAATTGAAAAAATTCGAACGGCTCCGATCGCAGAGTCGGAACTGAGCTACGCCAAAGACTCTGTTCTCAATTCCTTCATCTTCAATTTCCAGGACCCGAACCAGACCCTTGCCCGACTCATGCGGTATGAGTATTTTGGCTATCCCAGTGATTTCATTTTTCGCTACCGCAGAGGGGTAGAAGCGACGACTATTGCGGATGTACAACGGGTTGCCAAAAAATATTTAAAGCCAGAAAATTTAGTCACACTGGTGGTGGGTAACCAGGCACAAATCAATCCACCGCTAACAAGTTTGGGCAAGGATATCAAGGTGACGGCGATCGACGTGACGATTCCACCCCCCAGGAAGGGCTAG